A portion of the Chondrinema litorale genome contains these proteins:
- a CDS encoding pseudouridine synthase, with the protein MPDLKYFVIYKPFGVLSQFSEADGHPGLASLYNFPRDVYPVGRLDRDSEGMLIITNDKKLNHKLLNPEFAHNRTYMVQVEGDANFETIKQLENRLEIKVNKKTYLTKPAKAKLIETPSYIPERNPPVRFRKSIPTSWIELTLIEGKNRQVRKMTAKTGFPTLRLIRKSIENLELLEFEPGSVQELDRAIIYKKLNLK; encoded by the coding sequence GTGCCTGATCTTAAATACTTTGTGATTTACAAACCTTTTGGTGTACTCAGCCAGTTTTCTGAAGCGGATGGACATCCTGGACTAGCCAGTTTATATAATTTCCCAAGAGATGTTTACCCTGTTGGTCGGCTAGATAGAGACAGCGAAGGTATGCTCATTATTACTAATGATAAAAAGCTGAATCATAAGTTATTAAACCCTGAATTTGCTCATAACCGAACATATATGGTTCAAGTTGAAGGTGATGCAAATTTTGAAACAATTAAGCAACTCGAAAATAGACTTGAAATTAAGGTCAATAAGAAAACCTATCTCACAAAGCCCGCAAAAGCAAAACTGATAGAAACGCCGTCTTACATTCCTGAAAGAAATCCACCAGTAAGATTTAGAAAAAGCATTCCAACCTCTTGGATCGAACTTACTTTAATTGAAGGAAAAAACAGACAGGTTAGAAAAATGACCGCTAAAACAGGCTTCCCTACCCTTAGGTTAATTCGCAAATCAATTGAAAATCTAGAACTATTAGAGTTTGAACCGGGCTCAGTTCAGGAACTTGACAGAGCAATAATTTATAAAAAGCTTAACCTAAAATAA
- a CDS encoding ATP-grasp domain-containing protein → MSEKLIVFCNDLLNPNKVDVDFESEYSAAIQVGFKPLLISHEELIANDSVGSINKIVRREVKTKAIYRGWILTGEQYKSLYVKLLDKNIALINSPQAYEHTHYLPDAYPIIEAHTAKSIFIDLADNKLDYKHISKSLEPFGNQPIIVKDFVKSEKHYWEEACYIPDASNIEIIKKVTDKFLELRGSYLNRGIVYRAFLSLEPLAKHAKSGMPLSKEFRAFFMAGSCIAYSPYWNGITYDDLMPAFSKLEILSDIQSNFFTVDIAKTTDGKWLIIELGGGQVSGIPENVDLKDFYCQLFKRV, encoded by the coding sequence ATGAGCGAAAAGTTAATTGTATTCTGCAACGATTTACTGAATCCTAATAAAGTAGATGTTGATTTTGAAAGTGAGTATAGTGCTGCGATACAAGTTGGTTTTAAACCCTTATTAATTAGTCACGAAGAGTTAATTGCTAATGATTCTGTGGGTTCAATTAATAAAATTGTAAGAAGGGAAGTAAAAACTAAGGCAATTTATAGAGGTTGGATCCTTACTGGAGAGCAATATAAAAGTCTGTATGTAAAACTGTTAGATAAAAATATTGCGCTTATTAATTCACCACAGGCTTATGAGCATACTCATTATTTACCAGATGCATATCCAATAATTGAAGCACATACAGCTAAATCTATTTTTATTGATTTAGCAGATAATAAGCTAGATTATAAACATATTTCAAAATCACTTGAGCCATTTGGTAATCAGCCTATTATTGTTAAAGACTTTGTGAAATCAGAAAAGCATTATTGGGAAGAAGCCTGCTATATTCCAGATGCTAGCAATATTGAAATTATTAAAAAAGTTACTGATAAATTTTTAGAATTGAGAGGTAGCTATTTAAATAGAGGTATAGTTTACAGAGCATTTTTAAGTTTAGAACCATTAGCTAAACATGCAAAAAGTGGAATGCCATTATCTAAAGAATTTAGAGCATTTTTTATGGCAGGTTCATGCATTGCTTACTCTCCATATTGGAATGGTATTACCTATGATGATTTAATGCCAGCATTTTCGAAACTTGAAATTCTAAGTGATATCCAAAGTAACTTTTTCACTGTTGATATTGCTAAAACTACTGATGGGAAATGGCTTATAATAGAACTTGGAGGTGGGCAAGTTTCTGGAATTCCTGAAAATGTAGATTTGAAGGATTTTTATTGTCAGCTTTTTAAAAGAGTATAG
- a CDS encoding Gfo/Idh/MocA family protein, which produces MNTDQNSRRKFIKNISLGSVASIISYPMLSSCATPQQNKDKLGIVLVGLGYYSTDLLAPALQETKHAYLAGIVTGTPEKETIWKEKYGIAEKNVYNYNNFDEIANNPDIDIIYVVLPNSMHAEYTIRAAKAGKHVICEKPMALNVQECESMIKACKENNVALSIGYRMHFEPNTQEVMRIGQEQVLGAVQMVCAGAGYRETRKDHWKLKKAMGGGAMMDMGVYSLQAARYVTGEEPIAVTAQEFRIRKDLFTEVEETLTFQLEFPSGALANLHTSFGMNMNYLDVRTEKGYIKLDPFSSYNNINGSTSEKTLNLPQVNQQATQMDEVAVCIKDGKPLRVTGEEGLKDMKVVDAIYHAVAAGNRISLA; this is translated from the coding sequence ATGAATACTGATCAAAACTCCAGAAGAAAATTTATTAAGAATATAAGTTTGGGTAGTGTAGCATCTATTATTTCTTATCCAATGCTTTCATCATGTGCAACACCACAACAAAATAAAGACAAGCTTGGTATCGTGCTAGTTGGTTTGGGTTATTATAGTACCGATCTACTGGCTCCCGCCTTGCAAGAAACTAAACATGCTTATCTGGCAGGAATAGTAACAGGTACACCAGAAAAAGAAACTATTTGGAAAGAAAAATATGGCATAGCTGAAAAGAATGTATACAACTACAACAATTTTGATGAGATTGCTAACAATCCTGATATCGATATTATATATGTGGTTTTGCCTAATTCGATGCATGCAGAATATACAATAAGAGCTGCCAAAGCCGGTAAGCATGTAATTTGTGAAAAACCCATGGCGTTAAATGTGCAAGAGTGTGAAAGCATGATTAAAGCTTGTAAAGAAAATAATGTAGCTCTTTCTATTGGCTATCGGATGCATTTTGAGCCCAATACACAAGAAGTTATGCGTATTGGGCAAGAGCAAGTATTGGGTGCAGTTCAAATGGTTTGTGCTGGTGCTGGTTACAGAGAAACCAGAAAAGACCACTGGAAATTGAAAAAAGCCATGGGGGGTGGTGCGATGATGGATATGGGAGTATATTCTTTACAAGCTGCCAGATATGTTACAGGTGAAGAACCCATTGCTGTTACAGCACAAGAATTTAGAATTAGAAAAGATCTATTTACTGAGGTAGAAGAGACTTTAACATTTCAATTAGAGTTTCCTTCTGGCGCATTGGCAAATCTCCATACAAGTTTTGGAATGAATATGAATTATCTGGATGTGAGAACTGAGAAAGGATATATAAAACTCGATCCATTTTCTTCTTATAATAATATTAATGGTAGCACTTCCGAAAAAACACTCAATTTACCGCAAGTAAATCAACAAGCAACGCAAATGGATGAAGTAGCGGTTTGCATTAAGGATGGAAAACCATTGCGAGTAACAGGTGAAGAAGGTTTGAAAGATATGAAAGTTGTAGATGCAATTTATCACGCTGTAGCAGCAGGCAATCGGATTTCTTTAGCATAA
- a CDS encoding ParA family protein encodes MSAKIIAFATQKGGSGKSTLLMLTAAAIHNRTDKKVLVIDCDPQKSVKDIYKHENSNRSYDVISYNWSQPKPETNFQKTLAIAEKKYDLIFLDAPGKVEGKEVYFSILISDIVVVPVVASALDIKATINFLKTIPIVKEVKAKQGFDLKVYGVVNKRDNTVEHQRLIELNGIGGLELFSSSLSNLVRYKRGISTVFDITEPENTEDEFNHYFKEFLQKCDI; translated from the coding sequence ATGAGCGCTAAAATTATTGCATTTGCCACTCAGAAAGGTGGGTCAGGTAAGAGTACTTTATTAATGTTAACTGCTGCCGCCATCCACAACAGAACAGATAAAAAAGTTTTAGTAATTGATTGTGATCCTCAAAAATCTGTAAAAGACATCTACAAACACGAAAACTCTAACCGCTCTTACGATGTTATATCCTACAATTGGAGTCAACCGAAGCCAGAGACTAATTTTCAGAAAACATTAGCCATTGCAGAAAAAAAATATGACCTAATTTTTCTGGATGCACCTGGAAAAGTTGAAGGGAAAGAAGTATATTTTAGTATATTAATATCTGATATCGTAGTTGTACCTGTTGTTGCCAGCGCGCTTGATATTAAAGCAACTATAAATTTCCTTAAAACTATACCTATTGTAAAAGAAGTTAAAGCTAAGCAAGGGTTTGACTTAAAAGTATACGGAGTTGTAAATAAAAGAGACAATACAGTAGAGCACCAAAGACTTATAGAACTTAATGGCATTGGTGGTTTAGAACTTTTTTCATCATCTTTATCTAATTTAGTTAGATACAAACGTGGCATTTCTACAGTGTTCGACATTACTGAACCAGAAAACACAGAAGATGAATTTAATCATTACTTCAAAGAATTTCTTCAAAAATGTGATATATGA
- the recQ gene encoding DNA helicase RecQ, producing the protein MQHQLKKLLKQYFGYDQFRPTQEDVINRTLSGKDSLVIMPTGGGKSLCYQLPALAKEGTALVISPLIALMEDQVQALLANGVSAAALNSNTTANEIRAIEHELSNQTLKLLYVSPERALQSNFISFINQQKISLVAIDEAHCVSIWGNDFRPEYMHLPALMKYFDDTPFIALTATADKATQREIMEKLKLRDAELFLSSFERKNLTTTVLPANKRIDYITDYVKSRKDECGIIYCLSRKSTEKVAQALIKEGIDAAYYHADISASERQQIQKSFQQDDIKVICATIAFGMGIDKSNIRYVIHHNLPKNLESYYQEIGRAGRDGLPSECILFFSYGDGQILQKFIEESQAEEVFKNVQRAKLSRMLEFGSATSCRTNFILSYFGEHRTENCGHCDNCLHPPRSFDGTVIAQKALSAVVRMKQQVGTNMLVDVLRGSNRKDIQELGYNQIKTFGAGSDISRDTWLSFISQLINQGFLELDFTDGNKLKVTEIGKMVLFNGHKVKLSQVQLFTGKSAPKKSKKMMFEEGLIGSLRKLRKEIADAEGVPAYVVFNDQTLQEMAAEKPLYLSQMAQISGIGKHKLNKYGEIFIKKIQEETLGGSTPKNIKGKTYLETLKLIQAGKSVSEISILRKLNEITIYSHIAYLFEKEEISNIEIYIEKGKCIEIGKAWEDLNKTDNLKVLFDHFKRKYEYYQLRLGVSWWKKEMGE; encoded by the coding sequence ATGCAACATCAGCTTAAAAAATTATTAAAGCAGTATTTTGGATACGATCAATTCAGACCTACTCAGGAAGATGTAATTAACAGAACACTTTCGGGTAAAGATAGTCTGGTGATAATGCCCACAGGAGGTGGTAAGTCTCTATGTTACCAATTGCCAGCCTTGGCAAAAGAAGGTACTGCACTTGTTATTTCTCCGCTTATTGCTTTAATGGAAGACCAAGTGCAAGCATTACTGGCTAATGGTGTATCGGCTGCGGCATTAAACAGTAATACTACAGCCAATGAGATTAGAGCCATTGAGCATGAATTGTCAAACCAAACACTAAAACTTTTATACGTATCTCCTGAAAGAGCTTTACAGTCTAACTTTATCAGTTTTATCAATCAACAGAAAATAAGCTTGGTTGCCATTGATGAAGCCCACTGTGTGTCTATTTGGGGAAATGATTTTAGACCGGAATACATGCATTTACCAGCTTTAATGAAGTATTTCGACGACACTCCTTTTATTGCACTCACTGCCACAGCAGATAAGGCTACACAAAGGGAGATAATGGAAAAGCTGAAACTACGAGATGCCGAATTATTCCTAAGTAGCTTCGAGCGTAAAAACCTCACTACAACAGTTCTTCCTGCCAACAAGCGTATTGATTATATTACAGACTATGTAAAATCTAGAAAAGACGAATGTGGTATTATCTACTGTCTCAGTAGAAAATCAACCGAAAAGGTTGCTCAGGCATTGATCAAAGAAGGGATTGACGCTGCTTATTACCATGCAGATATTTCTGCTTCTGAAAGACAGCAAATTCAAAAATCTTTTCAGCAAGATGATATAAAAGTGATTTGTGCCACCATTGCATTTGGAATGGGTATAGATAAATCCAATATTAGGTATGTAATCCACCATAATTTGCCTAAAAACCTCGAAAGCTACTATCAAGAAATTGGTCGTGCTGGAAGAGATGGCTTGCCTTCTGAATGTATCCTGTTCTTTAGTTATGGTGATGGACAAATTTTACAAAAGTTTATAGAAGAGTCTCAAGCTGAAGAAGTTTTTAAAAATGTGCAAAGAGCCAAGCTTTCTAGAATGTTAGAATTTGGCTCTGCCACCAGTTGCCGAACTAATTTTATCTTAAGCTATTTTGGTGAGCATAGAACCGAAAATTGTGGCCACTGCGATAATTGTCTTCATCCTCCACGTAGTTTCGATGGTACCGTTATCGCTCAAAAAGCACTCTCAGCAGTAGTGAGAATGAAACAGCAAGTAGGTACAAACATGCTTGTAGATGTGCTACGAGGTTCTAACAGAAAAGATATTCAAGAGTTAGGCTACAATCAAATAAAAACTTTTGGTGCTGGTAGCGATATTAGCCGAGATACTTGGCTCAGCTTTATTTCACAATTGATCAATCAGGGATTTTTAGAACTGGATTTTACAGATGGCAACAAGTTAAAAGTAACCGAAATTGGCAAAATGGTGCTCTTTAACGGACATAAGGTAAAACTAAGCCAAGTTCAGTTGTTTACTGGGAAATCGGCTCCTAAGAAGAGCAAGAAAATGATGTTTGAAGAAGGTCTGATTGGTAGTTTGAGAAAGTTAAGAAAAGAGATTGCCGATGCAGAAGGTGTACCTGCCTATGTGGTTTTCAACGATCAAACATTGCAAGAAATGGCAGCCGAAAAACCACTATATTTATCTCAAATGGCACAAATAAGCGGTATTGGTAAGCATAAGCTTAATAAATACGGCGAAATTTTCATCAAAAAAATACAGGAAGAAACACTTGGAGGAAGCACACCTAAAAACATTAAAGGCAAAACTTATCTGGAAACTTTAAAACTCATTCAAGCAGGTAAATCTGTAAGTGAGATTTCTATTTTAAGAAAATTAAACGAAATAACCATTTACAGCCACATTGCCTATCTTTTTGAAAAAGAAGAAATTTCTAACATTGAAATTTACATAGAAAAAGGCAAATGCATAGAAATCGGAAAAGCTTGGGAAGACTTAAACAAAACAGATAATTTAAAAGTCCTATTCGACCATTTTAAAAGGAAATATGAGTATTACCAACTTAGATTAGGTGTTTCTTGGTGGAAAAAAGAAATGGGAGAATAA
- a CDS encoding penicillin acylase family protein gives MKNPTIIYILFFLFACEQQVKETSAPLNIPGLNQPVEIIRDQWGINHIYAQDQHDLFFAQGYAAAKDRLFQFEIWRRQATGTVAELLGEKELKRDIGTRLFKFRGDMQEEMNYYHKDGSEIITAYTEGVNAYIDEIMQTPEKLPLEFKILGTTPQKWTPEVVISRHQGLLGNITRELSMGRAVAKLGEEKVKELVWFHPKDPKISLDPKINGELLFDDILELYNAYRKPVKFEKEDILSEYQTTSTAFLEKEKHKAEALADPTSPVPVDHEWIGSNNWIVSGKLTESGNTIMANDPHRTIAIPSLRYMVHLVAPGWNVIGGGEPEIPGISIGHNEYGAWGLTVFSTDGEDLLVYDLNPQNLKQYKYKGEWKDMETITESIPVKDAENYTAEFNYTHHGPVCYIDSTNLKAYAVRCAWMEPGGAPYLASLRMDQAKNWEEFRAACNYSHIPGENMIWADKKGDIGWQAVGIAPLRRNYSGLVPVPGDGSYEWDGYLPIVEKPHIFNPEKGFFGTANQNVTPDTYTEWDAIGFNWSDPYRGDRVNEFLSTGKKLDMQDMRALQTDYLSIPARTIVPYLKDLELDGKADSARAKLLDWDYRLEPNSIAAGIYIAWENQLKEDAKEKLVPEEGKKYIYIQMKKVIDWIEQPELMFTNPLARDAFIKEALETGISNLEEKLGDNMENWQYGQAKYKHSSLNHALSDAVNEQTKEKLNVGPMPRGGNSYTTNASGGNDRQSHGATFRIIVNTGDWDAAVGTNPPGQSGNPESQFYNNLFESWAKDEYFPVYYSKEKIDSVAAEKTILNPVK, from the coding sequence ATGAAAAACCCAACTATTATTTACATCCTTTTCTTTCTATTTGCTTGTGAACAACAAGTAAAAGAAACTTCTGCTCCTTTGAACATTCCGGGATTAAACCAACCCGTAGAAATCATTCGTGACCAATGGGGAATTAATCACATCTATGCACAAGACCAACACGATTTGTTTTTCGCACAAGGTTATGCTGCTGCTAAAGACAGATTATTTCAATTTGAAATATGGAGAAGGCAAGCTACTGGAACTGTAGCAGAATTGCTGGGCGAAAAAGAACTTAAAAGAGACATTGGCACAAGGCTCTTTAAATTTCGAGGAGATATGCAAGAAGAGATGAATTATTACCATAAAGATGGCTCCGAAATTATAACTGCTTATACAGAAGGTGTAAATGCTTACATAGATGAGATAATGCAAACACCGGAGAAACTTCCATTAGAATTTAAAATATTAGGCACTACTCCACAGAAATGGACACCAGAAGTAGTAATATCTCGCCATCAGGGTTTGTTAGGGAATATCACTCGCGAATTAAGTATGGGTAGAGCGGTTGCCAAACTGGGCGAAGAAAAGGTAAAAGAATTGGTTTGGTTTCATCCGAAAGACCCGAAGATTTCGCTTGACCCAAAAATCAATGGAGAACTTCTTTTTGATGATATACTAGAGCTATACAATGCTTACAGAAAACCTGTCAAATTTGAGAAAGAAGATATTCTATCAGAATATCAAACAACAAGTACAGCCTTTTTGGAAAAAGAAAAACACAAAGCAGAAGCACTGGCTGACCCTACCTCTCCTGTTCCGGTAGACCATGAGTGGATTGGAAGTAATAACTGGATAGTTAGCGGCAAACTCACTGAAAGCGGCAATACGATAATGGCAAACGATCCACATAGAACCATTGCCATTCCTTCATTAAGATACATGGTACATTTGGTAGCTCCGGGCTGGAATGTAATTGGTGGTGGAGAGCCAGAAATTCCCGGTATTTCCATTGGGCATAATGAATATGGTGCTTGGGGACTTACTGTGTTTAGTACAGATGGAGAAGACTTATTAGTCTACGATCTCAATCCTCAAAACCTGAAACAATATAAGTATAAAGGAGAATGGAAAGATATGGAAACCATTACAGAAAGTATTCCTGTAAAAGATGCCGAGAATTATACTGCTGAATTTAATTATACACATCATGGGCCTGTATGTTATATAGATAGTACAAACCTGAAAGCCTATGCAGTAAGGTGTGCTTGGATGGAACCCGGTGGCGCTCCTTATCTAGCTTCTCTTAGAATGGATCAGGCTAAAAACTGGGAAGAGTTTAGAGCTGCTTGTAATTACAGCCACATTCCCGGAGAAAATATGATCTGGGCAGATAAGAAAGGAGATATTGGTTGGCAGGCTGTAGGTATCGCTCCCCTACGAAGAAATTATAGCGGTTTAGTTCCAGTTCCCGGAGATGGAAGTTACGAGTGGGATGGTTATTTACCCATTGTTGAAAAGCCTCATATTTTTAATCCAGAGAAAGGATTTTTTGGCACTGCCAACCAAAATGTAACTCCAGATACCTACACCGAATGGGATGCTATCGGTTTTAACTGGTCTGACCCTTACCGAGGAGATCGGGTGAATGAGTTTCTGAGCACTGGTAAAAAACTCGATATGCAAGACATGAGAGCATTGCAAACAGATTACTTGTCTATTCCTGCAAGAACCATTGTTCCTTATCTAAAAGATTTAGAGTTAGATGGAAAAGCTGATTCAGCAAGAGCTAAACTATTAGATTGGGATTACAGACTTGAACCAAACTCCATTGCTGCTGGCATTTACATCGCTTGGGAAAACCAACTAAAAGAAGATGCAAAAGAAAAGCTAGTTCCAGAAGAAGGGAAAAAATACATCTACATCCAAATGAAAAAAGTGATTGATTGGATTGAGCAACCAGAGTTGATGTTTACGAACCCACTAGCTAGAGATGCTTTTATCAAAGAAGCTTTGGAAACTGGTATAAGTAATCTAGAAGAAAAACTTGGAGACAATATGGAAAACTGGCAATACGGTCAGGCAAAATACAAACACAGTTCTTTAAACCATGCATTGAGTGATGCTGTAAATGAGCAGACTAAAGAAAAACTTAATGTTGGTCCAATGCCAAGAGGTGGCAATTCTTACACAACAAATGCTTCTGGTGGAAACGACAGACAATCTCATGGTGCTACTTTTAGAATTATTGTAAATACAGGAGATTGGGATGCCGCTGTTGGTACCAATCCTCCGGGGCAATCTGGAAACCCAGAAAGTCAGTTTTACAACAATTTGTTCGAAAGTTGGGCAAAAGACGAATACTTCCCAGTGTATTACAGCAAAGAAAAAATCGACAGTGTAGCAGCAGAAAAGACGATTCTTAACCCAGTTAAGTGA
- a CDS encoding M14 family metallopeptidase produces the protein MKRIYLTFLVSLGLHLLLHAQNLQSPADFFGYAPGEGFAPHHKVVDYVQYLSSTSSNATLMPYGFTNEGRDLLLVAVSSEENLRNLENIKKNNLIAAGFEEGEMVGKHIPIVWLSYNIHGNESVSTEAAMSVLYSLLTKDKPDAEKWLNDMVIVIDPCENPDGRDRYVNWYNQTVGKANNVRPDAWEHNEPWPGGRFNHYLFDLNRDWAWQTQIESQQRKDMYYQFLPHVHVDLHEMGSNSEYFFGPSAEPFHKVMTNWQREFHNIIGQYNSKAFDKENWLYFTKEVYDLFYPSYGDTWPTYQGAIGFTYEQSGGGRAGLGIVTHTGDTLTLKDRLIHHYTTSFGTIEAAYSQKEKMLDEFKKFFSDSKSNGNGEYKSFVISGNNGEDAKKAFLQLLDNHKIAYGVVGSGVRVRAGSAYDYMQNKDISVSPKEGDIVVSTYQPQGKLVRVLFEPKPELADSMTYDLTSWALPYIYGLEAYAYKENIAASGEVEMPFETNTIATDKPYSYYLEWKDYQDAKLLAHLFNKGIKARYALEPFNAAGKDFDRGTIIITRKDNEYVKDLDKVMAEVANELEQTIYKSSTGLVNSGKDLGSAYVRFIQTPEVAIVNGDGVSPTAFGELWHFFEEQLGYPVTVLNTANLNRVDLDKYDVLILPSGRYSRYTAKITDFASAGGKVIAIEGAVNTFTADASTAIGDAFISKEEKSSDKKDDDFLKKFGDRRRSSLSESVEGSVFKVHLDETNPLAFGAGEATYFMKRNSTAYPYLKEGWNAGAFKDDSYTAGFVGYKLKENVKNSLAIGSENYGRGEIIYFSDSPIIRGFWHTGKLLLANAVFLSGQ, from the coding sequence ATGAAGAGAATATACTTAACATTCCTAGTTTCATTAGGCTTGCACTTACTGCTTCATGCCCAAAACCTACAATCACCAGCAGACTTTTTTGGATATGCTCCGGGAGAAGGTTTTGCGCCTCATCATAAAGTAGTTGACTATGTTCAATATCTTTCAAGTACTTCTTCGAATGCTACATTAATGCCTTATGGCTTTACCAACGAGGGTAGAGACTTGCTTTTAGTAGCTGTTTCATCAGAAGAAAACTTGAGAAACTTAGAAAATATAAAGAAAAATAACCTAATCGCTGCTGGTTTCGAAGAGGGCGAAATGGTAGGAAAACACATTCCTATTGTATGGTTAAGTTACAATATACATGGTAACGAATCTGTAAGTACAGAAGCCGCCATGTCTGTATTGTATTCATTACTTACTAAAGACAAACCAGATGCAGAAAAGTGGTTAAACGACATGGTAATTGTGATTGATCCATGTGAAAACCCAGACGGTCGCGATCGTTATGTAAACTGGTATAACCAAACAGTTGGTAAAGCGAATAATGTAAGACCAGATGCTTGGGAGCACAACGAACCTTGGCCGGGAGGTAGATTTAACCACTACTTATTCGACTTAAACAGAGACTGGGCTTGGCAAACACAAATTGAGAGCCAGCAGCGTAAAGATATGTACTATCAGTTTTTACCGCATGTACATGTAGATTTACACGAAATGGGTTCTAACTCTGAGTATTTCTTTGGTCCATCAGCAGAGCCATTCCACAAAGTAATGACCAACTGGCAAAGAGAATTCCACAACATTATTGGTCAGTACAACTCAAAAGCATTTGATAAAGAAAACTGGTTATATTTTACCAAAGAAGTTTACGACTTATTTTACCCAAGTTATGGCGATACTTGGCCAACTTACCAAGGTGCAATCGGTTTTACTTACGAGCAAAGTGGTGGTGGAAGAGCAGGTTTAGGTATAGTTACACATACTGGCGATACGCTTACTTTAAAAGATAGATTAATTCACCACTATACAACCAGTTTTGGTACAATTGAAGCTGCTTATTCGCAAAAAGAGAAGATGCTAGATGAGTTTAAGAAATTCTTTAGCGATTCTAAAAGCAATGGAAATGGTGAGTACAAGTCTTTTGTAATAAGTGGGAATAACGGTGAAGATGCTAAAAAGGCTTTCTTGCAATTGTTAGACAATCATAAAATCGCTTATGGTGTAGTTGGTTCGGGTGTAAGAGTAAGAGCTGGTTCAGCTTATGATTATATGCAGAATAAAGATATCTCGGTTTCTCCAAAAGAAGGTGATATTGTGGTAAGTACTTACCAACCTCAAGGAAAACTAGTGAGGGTTTTATTTGAGCCAAAACCAGAACTAGCAGATTCTATGACTTACGATCTTACTTCTTGGGCATTGCCATACATCTACGGTTTAGAAGCTTATGCATACAAAGAAAACATTGCTGCTTCTGGCGAGGTTGAGATGCCATTCGAAACGAATACCATAGCTACAGATAAGCCTTATTCTTATTACCTAGAGTGGAAAGACTATCAAGATGCAAAACTACTAGCACATTTATTTAATAAAGGAATTAAAGCTCGATATGCATTAGAGCCTTTTAATGCAGCGGGTAAAGATTTCGATAGAGGTACTATCATTATCACCAGAAAAGATAATGAGTATGTTAAAGATTTGGATAAAGTGATGGCAGAAGTTGCCAACGAGTTGGAGCAAACTATTTACAAATCGTCTACAGGTTTGGTAAACAGTGGTAAAGACTTAGGTTCTGCTTATGTTCGTTTTATCCAAACTCCAGAGGTAGCAATTGTAAATGGTGATGGTGTTTCGCCAACCGCTTTTGGTGAATTATGGCACTTCTTCGAAGAGCAATTGGGCTATCCGGTTACAGTGCTTAATACGGCAAACTTAAACAGAGTTGATCTTGACAAATACGATGTATTAATTTTGCCAAGCGGAAGATACTCAAGATACACTGCTAAAATTACCGATTTTGCTTCTGCTGGTGGTAAAGTAATCGCTATTGAAGGCGCGGTAAATACTTTTACTGCTGATGCATCAACTGCGATTGGAGATGCGTTTATTAGTAAAGAAGAGAAAAGTTCTGACAAAAAAGACGACGACTTTCTTAAGAAGTTTGGTGATAGAAGAAGAAGTTCTTTAAGCGAAAGCGTAGAAGGTAGTGTATTTAAAGTTCACTTAGACGAAACTAATCCATTGGCTTTTGGTGCAGGCGAGGCAACTTACTTTATGAAGCGTAATTCAACTGCTTATCCTTACTTAAAAGAAGGATGGAATGCAGGTGCATTTAAAGACGATAGCTATACTGCTGGTTTTGTAGGTTACAAGCTAAAAGAAAATGTAAAAAATAGTTTGGCAATTGGTAGTGAGAATTATGGAAGAGGAGAGATTATCTATTTCAGTGATTCTCCAATTATCAGAGGTTTTTGGCACACAGGTAAATTACTGTTAGCTAATG